Proteins encoded within one genomic window of Polaribacter sp. NJDZ03:
- a CDS encoding diacylglycerol kinase family protein, which yields MKNPNDSFIRGRLRSFKFALRGMWLLMTTEDSIKAQLFIAVLATILGFYFNLSNIEWMFQFIVIGLVLVAEALNTAIEKVADFIHPEYHEKIGFIKDIAAGAPSFAAFISLIIAGFIYIPKIALLF from the coding sequence ATGAAGAATCCTAATGATAGCTTTATAAGAGGAAGACTTCGTAGTTTTAAGTTTGCTTTAAGAGGTATGTGGCTTTTAATGACTACTGAAGACAGCATAAAAGCACAACTTTTTATTGCGGTACTTGCTACTATTTTAGGTTTTTATTTTAATCTTTCTAATATAGAATGGATGTTTCAGTTTATAGTTATTGGCCTCGTTTTAGTGGCAGAAGCTTTAAACACTGCTATAGAAAAAGTGGCAGATTTTATACACCCAGAATATCATGAGAAAATAGGTTTTATTAAAGATATAGCTGCAGGGGCACCAAGTTTTGCAGCTTTTATTTCATTAATTATTGCAGGTTTTATATACATCCCTAAAATAGCTTTATTATTTTAG